The genomic DNA cacacacacacacacacacgcactgtgtaATATGTTATACGTTCCTACACCCACAAGCCTCTGTGAAATCGCACCAGTTCCGCCTCAGAAGGCCGAACAAAGCTGCTTTCACTTACCTGGCCAAGAATTTTTGAGCCGCCTACCGAAGGACAAGGGAAGAACTTTTTGAACTCACAGACGTGCACGGTGTGTATGTGAACAGCAACGTTACACGTGTCCTGACTAATATGATTTTTTCCAGGACCTACTGTATGAAGGTACAAGACGGTCGCGAAACTCTCAACCTTCTTTGTGGTTATCGGGTGTGGACTTTGAACAGAAAACATATTTAGTTTTCGGAGCACTTCGATATGCACCGCGTTTAAAGAACTGCCCATTTCAAGTTTTCCATATTAATTTCTGATTCAAACATATGTTAACTTTTGAATATTTGTTCAGAACGGACGCAACGAAATTCTGATTGGTGTCACATGTGCTGACCAATGTTCAGAGTATTTAGTCTCTTCGATGGAAGGTTACATTCTGCATGATAAATGCTTAACGGATATTCTAATATTCTTCCCATCTCttttcattattctttctttgattttttaaatcagtttctttgtcatgttTCTCTTTCATCAGACATGCCAGGCAACCAGAAAAACAAcaggctgagggagagagagggagagagagagagagggagagggagacagacagacagacagacagtaccttCCCCAATGGACGAAGCAATGGACGGAGTGGGGGCCTTGGGCACACTCCGGTTCCTGAGCGGCTTCAGGATCTCCCTGCCGTCCGGCTCCACTCGGATGTCGGCCACGTTGATCGGGTGGATGAACTCGATGATGTAATCGTACACACTTTCAAACGTCGTTGAACTCTCCGATTTGCCTATGACCTTGACCCCATAACTGCCCCGACGTGGCAGGTGAATGGTGAAGGTCAGGGAGTCGCCGAGCCCGCTCTCCGACACCAGGCGACGAGAGTCCGATACCACGACCTCGGAGCCGATGACGGAGGCGGACACGGCCACGGGGCGAGTCTTGCGGAAGGTGATGTGCACCTCGTCGCGGTCCGTGTAGATGAGGCCTCCTGGATGGGACACGGCCACCAGGCCGAACGTCTCACAGGCCGGCTTCTGGCCGATACCCTGATCGAAGCCCGGGGGGAAGGGCTCCAGGTAGTGCCTCTGCTCCGACACCACCATGTAGTTGGCGAAGTTCCGGGACTTGCCCTGGGCCTTCCTGCTGACCCCGTCCAGACTCAGCGCGTACTCCCCTCTCTTGGGCAGCTTCACGTTGAAGATGACTTTCCCGTCCTCCACGCGGTGCACCAGGCGGTCCTTCAGCTGTTCGTCTCTCATCCCGGGTTTCCTCAACTTGCCGAAGAAGGACGGCTTAGCCATCAGGGTGTCGTCGTCCTGGATGGTGAAGGCGATCTCTGCGTCCCCCCTCTGACCGGCTCGAACCTCCCCCGTGTGGTTGGTCAGGGGGTTTAAACCCAGGTCCTCCATGTACAGCGTTGGCCCCCAGCCCAGAGTCGGCATGTCCGGGTAAGGCATGCACTTGTGCTTTGCTTTGTGGAAGCTGATTTTGTACAACACCACCCAGTCGTAGTCGTAGGTGGGGTTTGTCACGCGCACGTCTCTGCCGACCAGCTCCAGTCGGAAGACGCCGGCGGTGGGCGATCTGACCCGAACGCTGAGCTCGGTTTTACTTGGGCGGTGCATGAAGACGTAGCGGTCATAGGCAGGCTTGATGCTCTGCGCCGCCTGACTCTCCTGCAGGAAGAGGAGGTAGTAGAACTTGAGGTAGCTGGCCTCTTCCTCGGGCAGGCCGAAAGATATCTCCACCTCCCCTGTCTGCGAGTGAATGACGCATTCCGGGTGGGAGATGACTGTCATACCCAGGTTGAAGAAGCGGTCCTTGAGAAAGGTCATGCGCTCAAACTGGGTCATGGTGACGGGCTCGTTCAGCAGCTGCCACTCTTGGGCCGCCGGGAAGTGGGTACAGATGAGCTGTCTCGGATCCGTCAGGAAGTAGTTCTCGTCGCAGACGTACACGTATTCCTTCTCCGCTTTTGTGTCCATCTTGTGCTCGTTCTCGTCCTCGCCTGAGAAGGGAGAGAATTTCAGATGATGGAGAAAATTCTCACAACATCAACGAAACAGCAAGTGACTATTCACCGCCACCAGCACAAGGATGTAACAGTCACGACCACAAAGGGAGGTTATTATTTTTAGTTTACTGCCACACCTTTTCTCggtttgtgtttatttgtattgttGTACTCATGACTTCTGTACTCTTCTCAACactacaacaaaataacaacgacaacaacaaaataccaatcATCTctatccctcccgcccccctcacctccatcgTCGATCTCCATCCAGTCGTCGCCGCCTTCACTTCCGATGGCGCATGCGCCCCAGTAGGCGTTGAGGAACCTCCACTGGTGGTCGATGAGGACGGCGTTCCACTCGCCGTAGTGCGCCTTCTGGTCCAGCTTCTGCCCCACGTCGTACGTGGACCCCTTCAGCACCCCGTGGATGATCACACAGGGAATGTTGGCCATTCTGCGACGGCAGAAAAATGACACAGATTAACACGGTATATACAGGGAACGGCAGGAAATTGACACAGATTAACACGGTATATACAGGGAACGGCAGGAAAATGACATAGATTAACACGGTATATACAGGGAGAAATTTCTGTTTTTACACAGGGAATGTTGGCCATCCTGCAACACTGGGAGATATTTCTGTTATCACACAGGGAGAATGAAACAGATTAATACGACATATACTGGGAGATATTTCTGTTATCACACAGGGAATGTTGGTCATCCTGCAACAACCGGAAAATGAATCAGATTAACACGATATTCATATTCAAGGAGAGATTTCCATGATCAAACAGAGAATGATGGCCATTCTGCAACGACCGGATAATGACATCGAGATTTATACTCAGGGAGATATTTCCTTTCATTATCACACAGAGAATAATGGCCATTCTGCAAGGTCAGGAAAATGAAATAGATTAATACAATGATTATTTTACAGAGACATATTTCCATTATCACAGAGAAAATATTGGCCACTCTGCAACggttttaagtttcagtttcagggaggtgtcaaagtgtgcggactagtccatatacgctacaacacatctgctggcTCTTCATCAATGGTGTGTTGTTGGAATGGTTATCGAGGTCGGTCGTATCGCAAAAGGTGTCGACGTTGAAACCAAATGTACCTgccaacacaccactcacccaaccacccacccacctgcacaGGATGCTGACAAGCTGGGCGTAGTTTCCCTTGCGGTTCTTGATCCTCCAGATCTGGTGGAGAGGGATGGTGGAGTGGGGCATCACCTCTGGCACCTGGATGGCGTCAAGCCTCTGGGTGGTGATCCACCGGTAGATGGCCCGGATCTTGGCCATGTCGGTCTTGGCCGTCCCCGTCAGGTAGCTCACCAGGTTCGAGTACGGCTCTCGCAGTAGTTTGGCCGGAGCCTGTAGCAAAGGAAAGAACTGTAGCATCAGCCTTTAGCAAAGGTCAAAGTTATTACATGAGCCTTTGAGATAGTAAGGAGGTGTACTGGACAAAGGAAGGAATTATACCATCAGCTTTCAGCAAAGGTAAGAGTTTTTACGAGAGCCTTTGAGATACCAAGGTGTATTGGACAAATGAAGGAATTATACCATCAGCCTTGAGCAAAGGTAAGAGTATTTTTAAAGGAGCCTTTAAAATAGTAAGGAGGTGAATTGGACAAAGGAAGGAATTATACCATTAGCCTTTAGCAAAGGTAAGAGTTTTTACAGAAGC from Babylonia areolata isolate BAREFJ2019XMU chromosome 11, ASM4173473v1, whole genome shotgun sequence includes the following:
- the LOC143287148 gene encoding uncharacterized protein LOC143287148 gives rise to the protein MVVLSQFSLCHQQTNVQSSVIGVDDRQAMNLPGCFLATYRLQPKYEYSERHAVFVEDVKKVEGLPPPQPSHTSKEDIFDLRHYKDIDRKADKAPAKLLREPYSNLVSYLTGTAKTDMAKIRAIYRWITTQRLDAIQVPEVMPHSTIPLHQIWRIKNRKGNYAQLVSILCRMANIPCVIIHGVLKGSTYDVGQKLDQKAHYGEWNAVLIDHQWRFLNAYWGACAIGSEGGDDWMEIDDGGEDENEHKMDTKAEKEYVYVCDENYFLTDPRQLICTHFPAAQEWQLLNEPVTMTQFERMTFLKDRFFNLGMTVISHPECVIHSQTGEVEISFGLPEEEASYLKFYYLLFLQESQAAQSIKPAYDRYVFMHRPSKTELSVRVRSPTAGVFRLELVGRDVRVTNPTYDYDWVVLYKISFHKAKHKCMPYPDMPTLGWGPTLYMEDLGLNPLTNHTGEVRAGQRGDAEIAFTIQDDDTLMAKPSFFGKLRKPGMRDEQLKDRLVHRVEDGKVIFNVKLPKRGEYALSLDGVSRKAQGKSRNFANYMVVSEQRHYLEPFPPGFDQGIGQKPACETFGLVAVSHPGGLIYTDRDEVHITFRKTRPVAVSASVIGSEVVVSDSRRLVSESGLGDSLTFTIHLPRRGSYGVKVIGKSESSTTFESVYDYIIEFIHPINVADIRVEPDGREILKPLRNRSVPKAPTPSIASSIGEESKEDEIRRRVDVAIEAEDEEELVSAGEELLQLGTERAFTEKARVDHELSILTMKKDLIGAELARDLRKLNHLISLCKERGYDKRMPAEMRHARQVQERLQLLERLMHEVRNLDQLTITEIRHYSHPPVIVHHVMMATLLLLGHFDDETKDWSRVLAIIGRTGRQALKKRCEQLALDKVALDVALGARQLLRDVSLEQVRKVSVGAATFYLWTKGIVEEVETRFAEEVDHTRPRTSQTKTRGGRHRQHTGLEHL